The proteins below come from a single Procambarus clarkii isolate CNS0578487 chromosome 26, FALCON_Pclarkii_2.0, whole genome shotgun sequence genomic window:
- the LOC138368981 gene encoding uncharacterized protein isoform X1, whose product MPPLPAAGTNVPAKWMKPTLKCCGRSWQQRAAGKYLQIYKCGLESPEVPLSVGRVKQNQVKVIMMHGLAWSEAPLLCKRKSTKVGDCLWSCLGLLDLLFI is encoded by the exons atgcctcccctaccagcagctggcacaaatgttccagctaagtggatgaagcccacactaaaat gttgtggaaggtcctggcaacaaagagctgcaggaaaatacttgcagatctaca aatgtggtttggaaagtccagaagtccctctgtcagttggaagagttaaacagaatcag gtgaaagtgattatgatgcatggactggcttggagtgaggctcctttactctgcaaaaggaaatctacaaaagtgg gtgattgtctctggagttgtcttggccttttggatcttctgttcatctag
- the LOC138368981 gene encoding uncharacterized protein isoform X2, producing the protein MLWKVLATKSCRKILADLHFPECGLESPEVPLSVGRVKQNQVKVIMMHGLAWSEAPLLCKRKSTKVGDCLWSCLGLLDLLFI; encoded by the exons at gttgtggaaggtcctggcaacaaagagctgcaggaaaatacttgcagatctaca ttttccagaatgtggtttggaaagtccagaagtccctctgtcagttggaagagttaaacagaatcag gtgaaagtgattatgatgcatggactggcttggagtgaggctcctttactctgcaaaaggaaatctacaaaagtgg gtgattgtctctggagttgtcttggccttttggatcttctgttcatctag